From the genome of Bombus vancouverensis nearcticus chromosome 4, iyBomVanc1_principal, whole genome shotgun sequence:
GTGcagaataaaatacaataatgcAATAATAATACGAAATGATGATTGGTGCTATCAGCCACTAgatattttttacaataaaaGTAAATGCTAGAGACTAAATAAAGAATTCGTGCGATAAATAAGTGTCTCTATGCTTTACTGTAAGCTAGTAGCAAAGTATAGATTATTTCATGAACTTCTACAACAAAAAGAGTCGATTCGAGTAAAACCATTCTAACTTTACATAAACTCGTCGAATAAACTCTTTCTTTAAATATGTGTTCAATTGTTTTAAATTAAAGCTAATGTACACAATTCACGATTTAGCCTATACTAATATACTAAAACCGACGCGTTTTTATCGTGCAGAAGCCAACTAACTGACTGGCACGTTATACCGTcgtgttaattttatattaaacacTGTACTATTTACATTTTGTTAACGCACTCGGTGCTATTGGCTCTTAAACAAGCAACAATGATCGTCGCACAACTCATGCTGTGCTACAATAACAAAATTTGCCGATTGCGTTACAAAGTTCCTCGAAGCAAGTGTTCATAtaccaataaaaataatttttaatactgAGGACATGTATACCACTTTTTCTTACAACTGATAAATGtattttgtattcgttaatTTCAATTTACGACGAAATTAAGAACTCAACACTTGCATCAAAGGTCATGATATACAGATTTCGTATTTTCCCCTTAATCACGATGACCGACTTgaaataatacattatatgtacTAAATTCCCAGCACTGCTTTTTAATTGTTATTTGACTATAATAATGAATTTGAGTATATATTCTTATTTTGTTACTAAACTCTATTATTTGAAAGATTGTTAATATGGAATTATTAATTGACTGTGCATATTgtaattacatttaataaaaaagaaattgaaagctTTCGAGAATGAAATACATTGTATGGCTGATTTAAAATTCATTGCAAGTAATGCATATTACGAGTTTTTGTTATGAGATTCTTAAATGATTAATATACTTTTGTTCTCttcattttttactattttcgCTTAATATAAAATACTAACATGAGCatgtctgtaattgaacaatgtTTTCCATTATGTGAAAGAATTCATTTTCTATACATATTTGTGCATgcatgatttttatatttttttaccaTACCTCGAAAACAATGAAGTTAATTCTTTGATGGTGATCTTATAAGTAAATTACTGAGCCTAAAGTTATGACGGAAAACacgattaatataaataaaataaacatttagGCCAATCAACATATTTACCTCAATGAAATTATAACTTTTTGCACATCTCTATCAGTCACTGAATAATAAATAGTTAAAGACCAATATAACCAGAACTTCTGAGGAACCATTCATTAAAACGTTCATGGACGAAGTGTGTAAATCACAAGAGTGTTCACATACATAATGTACCAATCGACAATCACTTAGAAGTCATTACAACCATCAAGGCCATTCAATCATTTGTACAAAACATAGTCAGAATTATTTCCGACGTTTTACGTATtaacattttcattttataatactAGCTCTTCCCGTACTCTCGTGAGATAACATCTCTTGGTacttcaaaatttattttcagttTAGCGACAGTAAAATCTGTCGATAAATATTTCCTACTACGAATGTGTGCAATCTCAGTaattatataaaacaaatacattatattaataaattgaagtTATGCCTTTTTACCTATTATTCAACAGCGAAACCACAAGTTTCCTCAACTGCTTGTGTAAGTTTGTCAAGCATTTTCTGATAACTGGGATAACTTTCTGGAATATCTATTCTATTGAAACAGGTATGTGCTTTTGGTAAATTTTCACTTGGCGCATCAACGGCATGTATTGTAAATAATCGTGGACCTGCGGCTCCTGTTGATCCTATAAACATGTGTGGAAAATAACAATGTATCTTTATGAAGCAAAATGATTAAAAACTACTAATTTAATTCACGAGTATTTACCTTGTAAAGCTTTAAATCCTTGCAAGGGAACTCGAGAACTTCCAGTAACGAATTGAAGTAATCGAGCTCTCATTTCTTCTCCATAAGATTCTACTATTTGCCAAAACCACTTTACTACTGGCGTATCAGGTGTACAATGTTTTAATCGTGTGTGCATTTTCCAATCATTAATGTCAATCGTCCCTAAACCACCAATAACCAATTCTAATTCCCTTTCATCAAAAGGTCTTAATAGTTGAGGTGGAATTAGTTCGTGGAATCCTTTTTGTAATGCCAGAAACTGTTGTTCAATACCTCGCATAAAGCGATAGTTTACATATAAACGTACatattcctttttattttcttcagtTACAGGAATGTCTTTTCCACCTGGTTTAAGTTCATGATTTTTCAACACTCCAAAACTACTATGTTCCACTGAAAACGTAGCATCCAACACTCCATCTATACTATTTTCCCTATAaacaaaatgatatttttacaatattatCTGAAAATTGTACacgattattatttttcttacttACAACATCCATGTAAGACTTCTATGTAATTCTGGATCAACACCTTCTATATCAGTAAGAGTAATTGCTTTATTAAGCAGCATTTTATAGAATGGAGTTGTAAAACCTCCATCTATATGATGACCATGAAAAACGGCGATTCCTATTATCCTTCCGGCAAAGTGGAAGTACGATAAATGTTCTGGATTTATTCCCGAATCGGGATTAATTTGAAGTGTATAATTGTCGTCTCTTGAATATTGGAAAAGCCCATATTGTGGATTCAACATCTCATGCGACAATAAATATAGCCACTCTCGTGCTACTCCACCATAATCAAGACCTTCCTCGCCGCGAAATTTAACCATAAGTCTTTTACGCATGTCTTTTGGTCGCATTTTCATTATTAATCTGTATGATTCctataaaatagatttatatattattaaaccgTTCCTTTAAGCTGcgtaaatatgaatataaaactGTACTCacttcaaatatttcatttcttgaTACCTCAAGCCTACAATGTCCACTTTGAGGTTGAAGGGCATTTAATTCTGCTCTCAGACATTTCAATTTTGCCACTAAATCACGTTTATACTTCGGCAGTAATTCATTGTCCATTAGTTCCTTTGGCAATTCTGATACAGTTTGAGCATTTTGAGCTGACGTATTTTCcactaaaaaataaatataataaataaatatgcaaaaacaataaacaaaaattgtttTCACTTAACAGCTATTACAATAATGCGCTCTAACAAATAAAATTCCCCAAAAATGGAAAGGCATTCTGCTGGAGTAAAACTGATTAACAATAGGAACTAACCACCAAACAGATATCCGTATAGAGATAAGATAAAATTCTATAATGCACAAATAtgtttttgttttctttctagATAGCATTAAATAGATAGATTAACTTTTCTACTATTTAAGCGATATTAATaacatttgaattttataattttataatatactcaaatatttaatttttataatatattcaaaAACATATTTTGTGCTCATATTACATATTTAACTTTGTtatgtatattacatatttgtatTACACATTTAATAAGCCTAATATCATTAAAATGTGTTAAGCTTACACGAGGAAGAATTATTATTGCTTCCGTTCTCTGTTCTTGGCCTCTGAACCATGTTGCATTGAATACTTGGTGATGCAGGTGTCTCTATTTCTGTAGATTCATTTGCAACTGTAGTTGTATTATTTGAACTACTCATAGTTTGATTAGTTGTACTATTTTGTCGCCTACTATGAGCAAAACATTTTACAAGttaaattatacataaattatcgtaaataaaaatattttcatttacaaCTAACTTACTTTAACAGATTGCTTATGATTTGACTGGATAACCTAGGATCAGTAAATTGTGTAGTTCTGTTATTGTGATCCACAAAATAAACACGGCCACTTTGAGTTTGTCGCATTTCCCATCCACTCGGTAATGGTCCAAGTTCACTTGCTAATTCATTAGCTGGTAAATCGCGAGGTATTCTAGGATCGTGCCAAGTGGATGAACCAGTTGGTACATGATAAAAATACACTTGACCTTGTTGCGTTTTTCtcatttctataaaatttatttcaagatttttttattttgtatatatactgtatatgtacatgtatatatactGTTATAATCATCAATTTTGATATTTACCATAACCTCTGGGTAAGTCTGGTGGTTGCGGAGGATCGTACCTCCTCTCGTTATAAACCAGTgcgctatttctatttctattacttCGATTAGGCCTTCGTGGTTGAGCGTTGTTAATACCACGTTCAGGCCTAGTATTACCATTCTGATTGCCATTTTGTTCGTCGCTTGCTCGTACTGGCCGTCGTTCCCTTGATGATGCGGGTGTTACGTTTCTTGTGTTATGTTGATTTTGTTGATTTCTATTCTGCTGCTGAGTGGGAGTATTTCTTGGTGTATTTGGGGTAGAACTATCTCTGCTAGGAGTTCTACTAGGTGTTCCATCCCCATTCCATTCAGGTGTACATCTAGTAGGACTTTCAGTTCTTATATTAGGAGGACTTCCACTGCCACTGGGAGATGTAGGTTCAGAAGAAGGTAATGGTGGTGGTTCTGGTGTAGTTGGTATTATACCATTGGTAGGTCTATTATAATCATTAATATAAATGAatctaataaaaaagaaaaatatatctttAGAAAAACAAAACCAACCGTGCGTTTGGACGAATCCACTGTGTAGTTCTGGTATAGTGGTTAACATAATATAGTCGTCCACTTCGAGTCCTTCTTTCTTCCCATCCATCTGGCAAATCATTTGGACAGCTCAGATCTCCAAGAACATCAACAACAGCATTATGACCCACTGTATTACTCACAGCACCATTATGACCATCTCGTGATAAAAGAGATACTACAACTTCTCCTTTAACAACATCTGTGTCATCTGAGTGTGCTTTGCAAAGATCTAATCGCTGAtctataaaagaattaaatttagtAATTAAACACTGCAAAATTCTAATActaataattgtataatattatagaaattaacAGAATGAAGTGAATGAATGAGTGTCAGTATTTGAGTACAGATTATAAACTAAGCCTTTTTTTGGCTATGGAgctaaaataaagaaatattactattattatagaaaataataattacatcCTGTATCTTTGAGTCTTTGAATCGTGTTGGATAATATTCTTACACATCCCAAAAATCCTCCacctttttttttatggatCTTTTTATGATTCCAAactgatatcgtaataccatcaTCTTTCCCAATGTACCTGTAGAATTAAGAATTTATGTACTTTTCGTGTAGAAAATTATGCCTTTATTATAATGGGCAAATAATTACAAGTCATAATGTTGATTCCACATGGGATCTAGAGTTGCCTTGCACGTATGTGTACTATGACATTGACCTGAACCATCAACAGTTATTTTAGCGAAAGGGTCTGGTAGGCCTGAAAGGAATGTTTCTTTACACAAGATATTCTTTATGATTTTTATCCATTTTAACCTAAAAGATACTCACGAAACAGATCTTTCCTGGCAAGATTACGGGCACATAAAACTGTAAAATTGAcacaataaatacataaattcattttaaataaatataatttctaataaatgAGTAAAATTTCTATAGCGTAGATAATAATGATTCGTAGAATAATACAATCAAGAGAAAAGCAACATAAATATACTATTAATTTCTAAACACATTTACTTAGCAGTGTACGAAAGATAGcatcataatatatataaatatcaatCCTCTTTAATATCTTTGGCATTGACCCATTAGTTTTATCATTCAATACTTTCTAGTGCACAAtgatatgaaataataatatgcAATTTCATTAATTCAAGAAAAGCTTGACAATTTAAAGGATCAAaggataattttttattataaatctcgTAAAAAAAAATTAGCCATGAATTGACAAATTTACAGTTGtctttaaaataacaaaatattatcaGACGGATAAATCGGACATTCGTTTAACGGATATTAAACTGGTGTATCGGTAGTAAGCGTCTGACATTTGTTAATTAGGCCTATTCACATTCGATTATGAGCTCGGCAATAATCCCCATTGAATCAATCAACAAGGAGCGATTTCAAAGTAAAAAATGATCGTAACGTTTCAAGCTCTATGGGACATGTCATATATCGAGGGAGAGCTGATGCGGGTGTAACAAGTCCACCAAAATTAACGTCTTCAGTCTACGGTCTCCCGGAGTGCTCACGGTGGGGTCTTGACCTCCGATAGGGAGTTGCCATAACCAAAGGACGAAAACCCTAGTCAGATCTTTCTGCGTATTCTTTTCCTCGTACTAATTGAATGATATACGATATCCATAATGATGGTTCTGCCGTTGTTGAAAGATGGGCTATCGTAAAAATTATGACAGGGCTATATCAACGGATACATAACAAATCAAGACACAGGAAGGATCACAACGCGTGTTGGCTATCGGTCGACTTTCACGCTCCTGTCTCGTTAGATTCATCATGATTTCTTAATAAACTCACTCGTCAAACGAATCTTCATGGCCCCGTTCCTCCTGCTACCGCCCGGATTCGACATTTTCCACGCACATTTAACGCTTCCTATCGCACATCGGCACTCTAATTAGTAAATAAAACTGCTGCTCGAAGCGGCGGTACAATCTGCACACACGCAACTATGCACGATCGACTATTGCAGCTGATCGACCTTACCGACTCATATCGACTCAAAACGCCTGTCGACTCGTGCCTCTCGAAATATATCGAAGCCAAACTATGACCTACCGGACGATTACGTTAAAATGATATTAAGTTTTAATTTAACGTAAGTATTTCtctttattacaaattatttgaACGTAAATCGTACATGCCTTATTCCTTAaacgtatttatatataaaactttgtgcttgtaaatatatttaaacaatgTGTCAAGATTTTATTATATAAGATTATTTTACGCACAATATACGTTCTAATTGaactttcaatttttcaaataatggTCTTAATGCTATTTATAAAGTATCTTAACgtacgttatataatattagtgaacaaaaaactatatttattccaaaagaATTTTACACAACATAAAACGATAAATGTTTTGAACAGAATTGAAGAGAACCATTTCTTTTGCTCCTAAAGTAATCATCACTATTTTAAATGTAGATTATGTTTATTGAAGATTTACATGTTCTGACGACATAAAGaacttataaattaataaaatgaaataagagTCAGTAAGCAttcgaaaataataaatatgtgaataattaattatgatATAAGGTGGTATAAAAGAAAGAGTATTATTTCAATATGTTTAGTCAACTTACAGTAAATATGGCGCCGTGATTGTGGCTTAATTTATGTGTAACG
Proteins encoded in this window:
- the Smurf gene encoding SMAD specific E3 ubiquitin protein ligase isoform X1, encoding MSNPGGSRRNGAMKIRLTILCARNLARKDLFRLPDPFAKITVDGSGQCHSTHTCKATLDPMWNQHYDLYIGKDDGITISVWNHKKIHKKKGGGFLGCVRILSNTIQRLKDTGYQRLDLCKAHSDDTDVVKGEVVVSLLSRDGHNGAVSNTVGHNAVVDVLGDLSCPNDLPDGWEERRTRSGRLYYVNHYTRTTQWIRPNARPTNGIIPTTPEPPPLPSSEPTSPSGSGSPPNIRTESPTRCTPEWNGDGTPSRTPSRDSSTPNTPRNTPTQQQNRNQQNQHNTRNVTPASSRERRPVRASDEQNGNQNGNTRPERGINNAQPRRPNRSNRNRNSALVYNERRYDPPQPPDLPRGYEMRKTQQGQVYFYHVPTGSSTWHDPRIPRDLPANELASELGPLPSGWEMRQTQSGRVYFVDHNNRTTQFTDPRLSSQIISNLLNRRQNSTTNQTMSSSNNTTTVANESTEIETPASPSIQCNMVQRPRTENGSNNNSSSLENTSAQNAQTVSELPKELMDNELLPKYKRDLVAKLKCLRAELNALQPQSGHCRLEVSRNEIFEESYRLIMKMRPKDMRKRLMVKFRGEEGLDYGGVAREWLYLLSHEMLNPQYGLFQYSRDDNYTLQINPDSGINPEHLSYFHFAGRIIGIAVFHGHHIDGGFTTPFYKMLLNKAITLTDIEGVDPELHRSLTWMLENSIDGVLDATFSVEHSSFGVLKNHELKPGGKDIPVTEENKKEYVRLYVNYRFMRGIEQQFLALQKGFHELIPPQLLRPFDERELELVIGGLGTIDINDWKMHTRLKHCTPDTPVVKWFWQIVESYGEEMRARLLQFVTGSSRVPLQGFKALQGSTGAAGPRLFTIHAVDAPSENLPKAHTCFNRIDIPESYPSYQKMLDKLTQAVEETCGFAVE
- the Smurf gene encoding SMAD specific E3 ubiquitin protein ligase isoform X2, which encodes MSNPGGSRRNGAMKIRLTILCARNLARKDLFRLPDPFAKITVDGSGQCHSTHTCKATLDPMWNQHYDLYIGKDDGITISVWNHKKIHKKKGGGFLGCVRILSNTIQRLKDTGYQRLDLCKAHSDDTDVVKGEVVVSLLSRDGHNGAVSNTVGHNAVVDVLGDLSCPNDLPDGWEERRTRSGRLYYVNHYTRTTQWIRPNARPTNGIIPTTPEPPPLPSSEPTSPSGSGSPPNIRTESPTRCTPEWNGDGTPSRTPSRDSSTPNTPRNTPTQQQNRNQQNQHNTRNVTPASSRERRPVRASDEQNGNQNGNTRPERGINNAQPRRPNRSNRNRNSALVYNERRYDPPQPPDLPRGYEMRKTQQGQVYFYHVPTGSSTWHDPRIPRDLPANELASELGPLPSGWEMRQTQSGRVYFVDHNNRTTQFTDPRLSSQIISNLLKRQNSTTNQTMSSSNNTTTVANESTEIETPASPSIQCNMVQRPRTENGSNNNSSSLENTSAQNAQTVSELPKELMDNELLPKYKRDLVAKLKCLRAELNALQPQSGHCRLEVSRNEIFEESYRLIMKMRPKDMRKRLMVKFRGEEGLDYGGVAREWLYLLSHEMLNPQYGLFQYSRDDNYTLQINPDSGINPEHLSYFHFAGRIIGIAVFHGHHIDGGFTTPFYKMLLNKAITLTDIEGVDPELHRSLTWMLENSIDGVLDATFSVEHSSFGVLKNHELKPGGKDIPVTEENKKEYVRLYVNYRFMRGIEQQFLALQKGFHELIPPQLLRPFDERELELVIGGLGTIDINDWKMHTRLKHCTPDTPVVKWFWQIVESYGEEMRARLLQFVTGSSRVPLQGFKALQGSTGAAGPRLFTIHAVDAPSENLPKAHTCFNRIDIPESYPSYQKMLDKLTQAVEETCGFAVE